A genomic region of Sander lucioperca isolate FBNREF2018 chromosome 6, SLUC_FBN_1.2, whole genome shotgun sequence contains the following coding sequences:
- the LOC116041512 gene encoding AMP deaminase 2 isoform X2, with the protein MAPSRSRGSLGLPFSLSLCGTPADLLLARRRSQLCRGASSGPVWVLLPCCPTMRQSSSVGAGAPLSLCWPLHSSDSLSSSSNRSTGGKMSSSSSTSSSSNNDGQGKPKPKSPFRKRGSLQSTTSPDLCSASGPKPLKPQRSVSLSHYTIDLRTSMEEKYKEIAEELFTRSMAESEMRSAPYEFPEDSPIEQLEERRHRLERQISQDIKLEPEILLRAKQDFMKIDSAADLEFLNETSVDSVDDGFRERKMPMEKEYQRVSISGEEKCGVPFTDLVDAAKCVVKALFIREKYIKRSMQSFCKTTANTLQDLGMKPLDLADYDDIAETPVDADAPVHPPVSKTHPYDKDPNNMPADTGYGCKMVDGVVHVYTKKTNMDKSTELDLPYPDLTEYIGDMNVMMALIINGPVKSFCYRRLQYLSSKFQMHILLNEMKELAAQKKVPHRDFYNIRKVDTHIHASSCMNQKHLLRFIKRAMKKYPEEIVHIERGVGQTLKQVFESMNLTAFDLSVDTLDMHADRNTFHRFDKFNAKYNPIGESILREIFIKTDNHIEGKYFAHIVKEVMFDLEESKYQNSELRLSIYGRCRDEWDKLAQWALRHRVYSDNVRWLIQVPRLFDVYHTKKQLANFQEMLENIFMPLFEVTINPRSHPELHLFLEHVVGFDSVDDESKPEHHIFNLDSPLPANWTEEDNPPYSYYLYYTYANMTVLNHLRRRRGFHTFVLRPHCGEAGPMHHLVSGFMLSENISHGLLLRKAPVLQYLYYLAQIGIAMSPLSNNSLFLSYHRNPLPEYLSRGLIVSLSTDDPLQFHFTKEPLMEEYSIAAQVWKLSSCDMCELARNSVLMSGFSHKAKSYWLGPSYFKEGPESNDIRRTNVPDIRVAYRSETLAEELQLIIQAVRTEELDTINEEESLSMGPLPGQR; encoded by the exons ATGGCCCCCAGCAGGAGCCGGGGAAGCCTTGGGCTGCCTTTCAGCTTGTCGCTTTGCGGCACGCCTGCTGACCTGCTGCTGGCTAGAAGGAGGAGCCAACTCTGCAGAGGAGCTTCCTCCGGCCCAGTATGGGTCCTGCTGCCCTGCTGCCCCACCATGAGACAGAGCTCCAGCGTTGGTGCTGgtgctcctctctccctctgctggcCACTGCACAGCTCTGACTCACTCAGCTCCAGTAGTAACAGGAGCACAGGCGGCAAGATgtcatcctcttcctccacctcctcctcctccaacaACGATGGACAAGGGAAGCCTAAACCTAAATCCCCCTTTCGCAAGAGGGGGAGCCTGCAGAGCACCACCAGCCCTG ACCTGTGTAGTGCATCTGGTCCTAAGCCCCTCAAGCCCCAGAGAtcagtttctctctcacactacacAATCGACCTGCGAACATCCATGGAAGAAAAGTACAAAGAGATTGCTGAG GAGCTGTTCACACGCAGCATGGCAGAGAGCGAGATGCGAAGCGCTCCTTATGAGTTCCCAGAGGACAGCCCCATCGAACAGCTGGAAGAGCGGCGGCACCGTCTAGAGAGGCAAATCAGCCAGGACATTAA GCTTGAGCCAGAGATCTTGCTCCGCGCCAAACAAGACTTCATGAAAATCGACAGTGCTGCAGACCTAGA GTTTTTGAACGAGACGAGTGTGGACTCTGTTGATGATGGCTTTAGGGAGAGGAAAATGCCAATGGAAAAAGAGTACCAGCGGGTCTCAATATCTGGAGAGGAAAAGTGCGGG GTGCCCTTCACTGACCTGGTAGATGCTGCAAAGTGTGTGGTGAAAGCATTATTTATCCGGGAGAAGTACATAAAGCGATCCATGCAGTCCTTTTGTAAGACCACAGCTAACACCCTGCAGGACCTCGGGATGAAGCCTCTGGATCTGGCAGACTATGACGATATAGCAGAGACCCCTGTAGATGCTG ATGCCCCCGTCCATCCACCTGTCTCAAAGACACACCCCTATGACAAGGACCCCAATAATATGCCGGCCGACACAGGATATGGTTGCAAGATGGTTGATGGAGTAGTCCATGTCTACACTAAGAAAACCAACATGGACAA AAGCACAGAACTGGACCTGCCCTATCCTGACCTGACGGAGTATATTGGAGACATGAATGTTATGATGGCCCTCATTATCAATGGCCCAGT GAAGTCTTTCTGCTACCGCCGCCTGCAGTACCTGAGCTCTAAATTCCAGATGCACATCTTACTGAATGAGATGAAGGAGCTGGCAGCGCAGAAGAAAGTTCCACACAGAGACTTCTACAACATACGAAAG gtggacacacacatacatgcatcatCCTGCATGAACCAGAAGCACCTGCTGCGATTCATAAAGAGAGCCATGAAGAAATACCCAGAGGAGATCGTTCACATTGAGCGCGGCGTTGGTCAGACCCTCAAGCAGGTTTTTGAGAGTATGAACCTGACGGCTTTTGACCTGAGTGTTGACACTCTCGACATGCATGCG GACCGCAACACGTTCCATCGGTTTGACAAGTTCAATGCCAAATACAACCCCATTGGAGAATCCATCCTCAGGGAGATTTTCATCAAGACTGACAACCACATTGAAGGAAAATACTTTGCACACATAGTCAAG GAGGTGATGTTTGACTTGGAGGAGAGTAAGTACCAGAACTCTGAACTACGCCTGTCCATCTACGGTCGCTGCCGGGACGAATGGGATAAGCTGGCTCAGTGGGCCCTCAGACATCGAGTGTACTCTGATAATGTGCGCTGGCTTATCCAGGTGCCCCGTCTATT TGACGTGTACCACACAAAGAAGCAGCTGGCTAATTTCCAGGAGATGTTAGAGAATATCTTCATGCCTCTGTTTGAAGTCACGATCAACCCGCGCAGTCATCCTGAGCTGCATCTCTTCCTGGAGCAC GTGGTTGGCTTCGACAGCGTGGACGATGAGTCTAAACCTGAGCACCACATTTTTAATCTTGACAGTCCGCTGCCAGCCAACTGGACAGAAGAAGACAACCCACCCTACTCCTACTATCTCTACTACACCTATGCCAACATGACTGTGCTCAACCACCTGCGAAG ACGGAGAGGCTTTCACACGTTTGTGCTGCGACCTCACTGTGGGGAGGCGGGGCCGATGCACCACCTGGTGTCAGGTTTCATGTTATCAGAAAACATCTCCCACGGACTGCTGCTCAGAAAG GCCCCAGTGCTGCAGTATCTTTACTACCTGGCTCAAATTGGCATCGCCATGTCACCACTGAGTAACAACAGCCTGTTCCTTAGTTACCATCGCAACCCACTGCCAGAGTACCTGTCCAGAGGCCTTATTGTCTCTCTGTCCACTGATGATCCTCTTCAGTTCCACTTCACCAAG GAGCCTCTGATGGAGGAGTACAGCATCGCTGCTCAGGTGTGGAAACTAAGTTCCTGTGACATGTGTGAGCTGGCCAGAAACAGTGTCCTCATGAGTGGGTTTTCACACAAG GCCAAAAGCTACTGGTTGGGCCCCAGTTATTTTAAGGAAGGTCCTGAGAGCAACGACATTCGTCGTACCAACGTCCCTGATATCCGCGTGGCGTACCGCAGCGAGACACTCGCCGAGGAGCTTCAGCTCATCATTCAGGCTGTGCGCACTGAAGAGCTCGACACTATCAATGAGGAAGAGTCCCTGTCCATGGGCCCTCTCCCGGGACAACGCTGA
- the LOC116041512 gene encoding AMP deaminase 2 isoform X5, protein MLLSTSNSWSSMSDDLCSASGPKPLKPQRSVSLSHYTIDLRTSMEEKYKEIAEELFTRSMAESEMRSAPYEFPEDSPIEQLEERRHRLERQISQDIKLEPEILLRAKQDFMKIDSAADLEFLNETSVDSVDDGFRERKMPMEKEYQRVSISGEEKCGVPFTDLVDAAKCVVKALFIREKYIKRSMQSFCKTTANTLQDLGMKPLDLADYDDIAETPVDADAPVHPPVSKTHPYDKDPNNMPADTGYGCKMVDGVVHVYTKKTNMDKSTELDLPYPDLTEYIGDMNVMMALIINGPVKSFCYRRLQYLSSKFQMHILLNEMKELAAQKKVPHRDFYNIRKVDTHIHASSCMNQKHLLRFIKRAMKKYPEEIVHIERGVGQTLKQVFESMNLTAFDLSVDTLDMHADRNTFHRFDKFNAKYNPIGESILREIFIKTDNHIEGKYFAHIVKEVMFDLEESKYQNSELRLSIYGRCRDEWDKLAQWALRHRVYSDNVRWLIQVPRLFDVYHTKKQLANFQEMLENIFMPLFEVTINPRSHPELHLFLEHVVGFDSVDDESKPEHHIFNLDSPLPANWTEEDNPPYSYYLYYTYANMTVLNHLRRRRGFHTFVLRPHCGEAGPMHHLVSGFMLSENISHGLLLRKAPVLQYLYYLAQIGIAMSPLSNNSLFLSYHRNPLPEYLSRGLIVSLSTDDPLQFHFTKEPLMEEYSIAAQVWKLSSCDMCELARNSVLMSGFSHKAKSYWLGPSYFKEGPESNDIRRTNVPDIRVAYRSETLAEELQLIIQAVRTEELDTINEEESLSMGPLPGQR, encoded by the exons ATGCTACTGTCTACTTCTAACAGCTGGTCCTCAATGTCAGATG ACCTGTGTAGTGCATCTGGTCCTAAGCCCCTCAAGCCCCAGAGAtcagtttctctctcacactacacAATCGACCTGCGAACATCCATGGAAGAAAAGTACAAAGAGATTGCTGAG GAGCTGTTCACACGCAGCATGGCAGAGAGCGAGATGCGAAGCGCTCCTTATGAGTTCCCAGAGGACAGCCCCATCGAACAGCTGGAAGAGCGGCGGCACCGTCTAGAGAGGCAAATCAGCCAGGACATTAA GCTTGAGCCAGAGATCTTGCTCCGCGCCAAACAAGACTTCATGAAAATCGACAGTGCTGCAGACCTAGA GTTTTTGAACGAGACGAGTGTGGACTCTGTTGATGATGGCTTTAGGGAGAGGAAAATGCCAATGGAAAAAGAGTACCAGCGGGTCTCAATATCTGGAGAGGAAAAGTGCGGG GTGCCCTTCACTGACCTGGTAGATGCTGCAAAGTGTGTGGTGAAAGCATTATTTATCCGGGAGAAGTACATAAAGCGATCCATGCAGTCCTTTTGTAAGACCACAGCTAACACCCTGCAGGACCTCGGGATGAAGCCTCTGGATCTGGCAGACTATGACGATATAGCAGAGACCCCTGTAGATGCTG ATGCCCCCGTCCATCCACCTGTCTCAAAGACACACCCCTATGACAAGGACCCCAATAATATGCCGGCCGACACAGGATATGGTTGCAAGATGGTTGATGGAGTAGTCCATGTCTACACTAAGAAAACCAACATGGACAA AAGCACAGAACTGGACCTGCCCTATCCTGACCTGACGGAGTATATTGGAGACATGAATGTTATGATGGCCCTCATTATCAATGGCCCAGT GAAGTCTTTCTGCTACCGCCGCCTGCAGTACCTGAGCTCTAAATTCCAGATGCACATCTTACTGAATGAGATGAAGGAGCTGGCAGCGCAGAAGAAAGTTCCACACAGAGACTTCTACAACATACGAAAG gtggacacacacatacatgcatcatCCTGCATGAACCAGAAGCACCTGCTGCGATTCATAAAGAGAGCCATGAAGAAATACCCAGAGGAGATCGTTCACATTGAGCGCGGCGTTGGTCAGACCCTCAAGCAGGTTTTTGAGAGTATGAACCTGACGGCTTTTGACCTGAGTGTTGACACTCTCGACATGCATGCG GACCGCAACACGTTCCATCGGTTTGACAAGTTCAATGCCAAATACAACCCCATTGGAGAATCCATCCTCAGGGAGATTTTCATCAAGACTGACAACCACATTGAAGGAAAATACTTTGCACACATAGTCAAG GAGGTGATGTTTGACTTGGAGGAGAGTAAGTACCAGAACTCTGAACTACGCCTGTCCATCTACGGTCGCTGCCGGGACGAATGGGATAAGCTGGCTCAGTGGGCCCTCAGACATCGAGTGTACTCTGATAATGTGCGCTGGCTTATCCAGGTGCCCCGTCTATT TGACGTGTACCACACAAAGAAGCAGCTGGCTAATTTCCAGGAGATGTTAGAGAATATCTTCATGCCTCTGTTTGAAGTCACGATCAACCCGCGCAGTCATCCTGAGCTGCATCTCTTCCTGGAGCAC GTGGTTGGCTTCGACAGCGTGGACGATGAGTCTAAACCTGAGCACCACATTTTTAATCTTGACAGTCCGCTGCCAGCCAACTGGACAGAAGAAGACAACCCACCCTACTCCTACTATCTCTACTACACCTATGCCAACATGACTGTGCTCAACCACCTGCGAAG ACGGAGAGGCTTTCACACGTTTGTGCTGCGACCTCACTGTGGGGAGGCGGGGCCGATGCACCACCTGGTGTCAGGTTTCATGTTATCAGAAAACATCTCCCACGGACTGCTGCTCAGAAAG GCCCCAGTGCTGCAGTATCTTTACTACCTGGCTCAAATTGGCATCGCCATGTCACCACTGAGTAACAACAGCCTGTTCCTTAGTTACCATCGCAACCCACTGCCAGAGTACCTGTCCAGAGGCCTTATTGTCTCTCTGTCCACTGATGATCCTCTTCAGTTCCACTTCACCAAG GAGCCTCTGATGGAGGAGTACAGCATCGCTGCTCAGGTGTGGAAACTAAGTTCCTGTGACATGTGTGAGCTGGCCAGAAACAGTGTCCTCATGAGTGGGTTTTCACACAAG GCCAAAAGCTACTGGTTGGGCCCCAGTTATTTTAAGGAAGGTCCTGAGAGCAACGACATTCGTCGTACCAACGTCCCTGATATCCGCGTGGCGTACCGCAGCGAGACACTCGCCGAGGAGCTTCAGCTCATCATTCAGGCTGTGCGCACTGAAGAGCTCGACACTATCAATGAGGAAGAGTCCCTGTCCATGGGCCCTCTCCCGGGACAACGCTGA
- the LOC116041512 gene encoding AMP deaminase 2 isoform X4 yields the protein MAPSRSRGSLGLPFSLSLCGTPADLLLARRRSQLCRGASSGPVWVLLPCCPTMRQSSSVGAGAPLSLCWPLHSSDSLSSSSNRSTGGKMSSSSSTSSSSNNDGQGKPKPKSPFRKRGSLQSTTSPDLCSASGPKPLKPQRSVSLSHYTIDLRTSMEEKYKEIAELFTRSMAESEMRSAPYEFPEDSPIEQLEERRHRLERQISQDIKFLNETSVDSVDDGFRERKMPMEKEYQRVSISGEEKCGVPFTDLVDAAKCVVKALFIREKYIKRSMQSFCKTTANTLQDLGMKPLDLADYDDIAETPVDADAPVHPPVSKTHPYDKDPNNMPADTGYGCKMVDGVVHVYTKKTNMDKSTELDLPYPDLTEYIGDMNVMMALIINGPVKSFCYRRLQYLSSKFQMHILLNEMKELAAQKKVPHRDFYNIRKVDTHIHASSCMNQKHLLRFIKRAMKKYPEEIVHIERGVGQTLKQVFESMNLTAFDLSVDTLDMHADRNTFHRFDKFNAKYNPIGESILREIFIKTDNHIEGKYFAHIVKEVMFDLEESKYQNSELRLSIYGRCRDEWDKLAQWALRHRVYSDNVRWLIQVPRLFDVYHTKKQLANFQEMLENIFMPLFEVTINPRSHPELHLFLEHVVGFDSVDDESKPEHHIFNLDSPLPANWTEEDNPPYSYYLYYTYANMTVLNHLRRRRGFHTFVLRPHCGEAGPMHHLVSGFMLSENISHGLLLRKAPVLQYLYYLAQIGIAMSPLSNNSLFLSYHRNPLPEYLSRGLIVSLSTDDPLQFHFTKEPLMEEYSIAAQVWKLSSCDMCELARNSVLMSGFSHKAKSYWLGPSYFKEGPESNDIRRTNVPDIRVAYRSETLAEELQLIIQAVRTEELDTINEEESLSMGPLPGQR from the exons ATGGCCCCCAGCAGGAGCCGGGGAAGCCTTGGGCTGCCTTTCAGCTTGTCGCTTTGCGGCACGCCTGCTGACCTGCTGCTGGCTAGAAGGAGGAGCCAACTCTGCAGAGGAGCTTCCTCCGGCCCAGTATGGGTCCTGCTGCCCTGCTGCCCCACCATGAGACAGAGCTCCAGCGTTGGTGCTGgtgctcctctctccctctgctggcCACTGCACAGCTCTGACTCACTCAGCTCCAGTAGTAACAGGAGCACAGGCGGCAAGATgtcatcctcttcctccacctcctcctcctccaacaACGATGGACAAGGGAAGCCTAAACCTAAATCCCCCTTTCGCAAGAGGGGGAGCCTGCAGAGCACCACCAGCCCTG ACCTGTGTAGTGCATCTGGTCCTAAGCCCCTCAAGCCCCAGAGAtcagtttctctctcacactacacAATCGACCTGCGAACATCCATGGAAGAAAAGTACAAAGAGATTGCTGAG CTGTTCACACGCAGCATGGCAGAGAGCGAGATGCGAAGCGCTCCTTATGAGTTCCCAGAGGACAGCCCCATCGAACAGCTGGAAGAGCGGCGGCACCGTCTAGAGAGGCAAATCAGCCAGGACATTAA GTTTTTGAACGAGACGAGTGTGGACTCTGTTGATGATGGCTTTAGGGAGAGGAAAATGCCAATGGAAAAAGAGTACCAGCGGGTCTCAATATCTGGAGAGGAAAAGTGCGGG GTGCCCTTCACTGACCTGGTAGATGCTGCAAAGTGTGTGGTGAAAGCATTATTTATCCGGGAGAAGTACATAAAGCGATCCATGCAGTCCTTTTGTAAGACCACAGCTAACACCCTGCAGGACCTCGGGATGAAGCCTCTGGATCTGGCAGACTATGACGATATAGCAGAGACCCCTGTAGATGCTG ATGCCCCCGTCCATCCACCTGTCTCAAAGACACACCCCTATGACAAGGACCCCAATAATATGCCGGCCGACACAGGATATGGTTGCAAGATGGTTGATGGAGTAGTCCATGTCTACACTAAGAAAACCAACATGGACAA AAGCACAGAACTGGACCTGCCCTATCCTGACCTGACGGAGTATATTGGAGACATGAATGTTATGATGGCCCTCATTATCAATGGCCCAGT GAAGTCTTTCTGCTACCGCCGCCTGCAGTACCTGAGCTCTAAATTCCAGATGCACATCTTACTGAATGAGATGAAGGAGCTGGCAGCGCAGAAGAAAGTTCCACACAGAGACTTCTACAACATACGAAAG gtggacacacacatacatgcatcatCCTGCATGAACCAGAAGCACCTGCTGCGATTCATAAAGAGAGCCATGAAGAAATACCCAGAGGAGATCGTTCACATTGAGCGCGGCGTTGGTCAGACCCTCAAGCAGGTTTTTGAGAGTATGAACCTGACGGCTTTTGACCTGAGTGTTGACACTCTCGACATGCATGCG GACCGCAACACGTTCCATCGGTTTGACAAGTTCAATGCCAAATACAACCCCATTGGAGAATCCATCCTCAGGGAGATTTTCATCAAGACTGACAACCACATTGAAGGAAAATACTTTGCACACATAGTCAAG GAGGTGATGTTTGACTTGGAGGAGAGTAAGTACCAGAACTCTGAACTACGCCTGTCCATCTACGGTCGCTGCCGGGACGAATGGGATAAGCTGGCTCAGTGGGCCCTCAGACATCGAGTGTACTCTGATAATGTGCGCTGGCTTATCCAGGTGCCCCGTCTATT TGACGTGTACCACACAAAGAAGCAGCTGGCTAATTTCCAGGAGATGTTAGAGAATATCTTCATGCCTCTGTTTGAAGTCACGATCAACCCGCGCAGTCATCCTGAGCTGCATCTCTTCCTGGAGCAC GTGGTTGGCTTCGACAGCGTGGACGATGAGTCTAAACCTGAGCACCACATTTTTAATCTTGACAGTCCGCTGCCAGCCAACTGGACAGAAGAAGACAACCCACCCTACTCCTACTATCTCTACTACACCTATGCCAACATGACTGTGCTCAACCACCTGCGAAG ACGGAGAGGCTTTCACACGTTTGTGCTGCGACCTCACTGTGGGGAGGCGGGGCCGATGCACCACCTGGTGTCAGGTTTCATGTTATCAGAAAACATCTCCCACGGACTGCTGCTCAGAAAG GCCCCAGTGCTGCAGTATCTTTACTACCTGGCTCAAATTGGCATCGCCATGTCACCACTGAGTAACAACAGCCTGTTCCTTAGTTACCATCGCAACCCACTGCCAGAGTACCTGTCCAGAGGCCTTATTGTCTCTCTGTCCACTGATGATCCTCTTCAGTTCCACTTCACCAAG GAGCCTCTGATGGAGGAGTACAGCATCGCTGCTCAGGTGTGGAAACTAAGTTCCTGTGACATGTGTGAGCTGGCCAGAAACAGTGTCCTCATGAGTGGGTTTTCACACAAG GCCAAAAGCTACTGGTTGGGCCCCAGTTATTTTAAGGAAGGTCCTGAGAGCAACGACATTCGTCGTACCAACGTCCCTGATATCCGCGTGGCGTACCGCAGCGAGACACTCGCCGAGGAGCTTCAGCTCATCATTCAGGCTGTGCGCACTGAAGAGCTCGACACTATCAATGAGGAAGAGTCCCTGTCCATGGGCCCTCTCCCGGGACAACGCTGA
- the LOC116041512 gene encoding AMP deaminase 2 isoform X1 gives MPSSMAVFPCISCKKFIPWLLGQPRRMAPSRSRGSLGLPFSLSLCGTPADLLLARRRSQLCRGASSGPVWVLLPCCPTMRQSSSVGAGAPLSLCWPLHSSDSLSSSSNRSTGGKMSSSSSTSSSSNNDGQGKPKPKSPFRKRGSLQSTTSPDLCSASGPKPLKPQRSVSLSHYTIDLRTSMEEKYKEIAELFTRSMAESEMRSAPYEFPEDSPIEQLEERRHRLERQISQDIKLEPEILLRAKQDFMKIDSAADLEFLNETSVDSVDDGFRERKMPMEKEYQRVSISGEEKCGVPFTDLVDAAKCVVKALFIREKYIKRSMQSFCKTTANTLQDLGMKPLDLADYDDIAETPVDADAPVHPPVSKTHPYDKDPNNMPADTGYGCKMVDGVVHVYTKKTNMDKSTELDLPYPDLTEYIGDMNVMMALIINGPVKSFCYRRLQYLSSKFQMHILLNEMKELAAQKKVPHRDFYNIRKVDTHIHASSCMNQKHLLRFIKRAMKKYPEEIVHIERGVGQTLKQVFESMNLTAFDLSVDTLDMHADRNTFHRFDKFNAKYNPIGESILREIFIKTDNHIEGKYFAHIVKEVMFDLEESKYQNSELRLSIYGRCRDEWDKLAQWALRHRVYSDNVRWLIQVPRLFDVYHTKKQLANFQEMLENIFMPLFEVTINPRSHPELHLFLEHVVGFDSVDDESKPEHHIFNLDSPLPANWTEEDNPPYSYYLYYTYANMTVLNHLRRRRGFHTFVLRPHCGEAGPMHHLVSGFMLSENISHGLLLRKAPVLQYLYYLAQIGIAMSPLSNNSLFLSYHRNPLPEYLSRGLIVSLSTDDPLQFHFTKEPLMEEYSIAAQVWKLSSCDMCELARNSVLMSGFSHKAKSYWLGPSYFKEGPESNDIRRTNVPDIRVAYRSETLAEELQLIIQAVRTEELDTINEEESLSMGPLPGQR, from the exons ATGCCCTCCTCTATGGCTGTTTTTCCCTGCATCAGCTGCAAGAAGTTCATTCCCTGGTTGCTAGGGCAACCAAGAAGGATGGCCCCCAGCAGGAGCCGGGGAAGCCTTGGGCTGCCTTTCAGCTTGTCGCTTTGCGGCACGCCTGCTGACCTGCTGCTGGCTAGAAGGAGGAGCCAACTCTGCAGAGGAGCTTCCTCCGGCCCAGTATGGGTCCTGCTGCCCTGCTGCCCCACCATGAGACAGAGCTCCAGCGTTGGTGCTGgtgctcctctctccctctgctggcCACTGCACAGCTCTGACTCACTCAGCTCCAGTAGTAACAGGAGCACAGGCGGCAAGATgtcatcctcttcctccacctcctcctcctccaacaACGATGGACAAGGGAAGCCTAAACCTAAATCCCCCTTTCGCAAGAGGGGGAGCCTGCAGAGCACCACCAGCCCTG ACCTGTGTAGTGCATCTGGTCCTAAGCCCCTCAAGCCCCAGAGAtcagtttctctctcacactacacAATCGACCTGCGAACATCCATGGAAGAAAAGTACAAAGAGATTGCTGAG CTGTTCACACGCAGCATGGCAGAGAGCGAGATGCGAAGCGCTCCTTATGAGTTCCCAGAGGACAGCCCCATCGAACAGCTGGAAGAGCGGCGGCACCGTCTAGAGAGGCAAATCAGCCAGGACATTAA GCTTGAGCCAGAGATCTTGCTCCGCGCCAAACAAGACTTCATGAAAATCGACAGTGCTGCAGACCTAGA GTTTTTGAACGAGACGAGTGTGGACTCTGTTGATGATGGCTTTAGGGAGAGGAAAATGCCAATGGAAAAAGAGTACCAGCGGGTCTCAATATCTGGAGAGGAAAAGTGCGGG GTGCCCTTCACTGACCTGGTAGATGCTGCAAAGTGTGTGGTGAAAGCATTATTTATCCGGGAGAAGTACATAAAGCGATCCATGCAGTCCTTTTGTAAGACCACAGCTAACACCCTGCAGGACCTCGGGATGAAGCCTCTGGATCTGGCAGACTATGACGATATAGCAGAGACCCCTGTAGATGCTG ATGCCCCCGTCCATCCACCTGTCTCAAAGACACACCCCTATGACAAGGACCCCAATAATATGCCGGCCGACACAGGATATGGTTGCAAGATGGTTGATGGAGTAGTCCATGTCTACACTAAGAAAACCAACATGGACAA AAGCACAGAACTGGACCTGCCCTATCCTGACCTGACGGAGTATATTGGAGACATGAATGTTATGATGGCCCTCATTATCAATGGCCCAGT GAAGTCTTTCTGCTACCGCCGCCTGCAGTACCTGAGCTCTAAATTCCAGATGCACATCTTACTGAATGAGATGAAGGAGCTGGCAGCGCAGAAGAAAGTTCCACACAGAGACTTCTACAACATACGAAAG gtggacacacacatacatgcatcatCCTGCATGAACCAGAAGCACCTGCTGCGATTCATAAAGAGAGCCATGAAGAAATACCCAGAGGAGATCGTTCACATTGAGCGCGGCGTTGGTCAGACCCTCAAGCAGGTTTTTGAGAGTATGAACCTGACGGCTTTTGACCTGAGTGTTGACACTCTCGACATGCATGCG GACCGCAACACGTTCCATCGGTTTGACAAGTTCAATGCCAAATACAACCCCATTGGAGAATCCATCCTCAGGGAGATTTTCATCAAGACTGACAACCACATTGAAGGAAAATACTTTGCACACATAGTCAAG GAGGTGATGTTTGACTTGGAGGAGAGTAAGTACCAGAACTCTGAACTACGCCTGTCCATCTACGGTCGCTGCCGGGACGAATGGGATAAGCTGGCTCAGTGGGCCCTCAGACATCGAGTGTACTCTGATAATGTGCGCTGGCTTATCCAGGTGCCCCGTCTATT TGACGTGTACCACACAAAGAAGCAGCTGGCTAATTTCCAGGAGATGTTAGAGAATATCTTCATGCCTCTGTTTGAAGTCACGATCAACCCGCGCAGTCATCCTGAGCTGCATCTCTTCCTGGAGCAC GTGGTTGGCTTCGACAGCGTGGACGATGAGTCTAAACCTGAGCACCACATTTTTAATCTTGACAGTCCGCTGCCAGCCAACTGGACAGAAGAAGACAACCCACCCTACTCCTACTATCTCTACTACACCTATGCCAACATGACTGTGCTCAACCACCTGCGAAG ACGGAGAGGCTTTCACACGTTTGTGCTGCGACCTCACTGTGGGGAGGCGGGGCCGATGCACCACCTGGTGTCAGGTTTCATGTTATCAGAAAACATCTCCCACGGACTGCTGCTCAGAAAG GCCCCAGTGCTGCAGTATCTTTACTACCTGGCTCAAATTGGCATCGCCATGTCACCACTGAGTAACAACAGCCTGTTCCTTAGTTACCATCGCAACCCACTGCCAGAGTACCTGTCCAGAGGCCTTATTGTCTCTCTGTCCACTGATGATCCTCTTCAGTTCCACTTCACCAAG GAGCCTCTGATGGAGGAGTACAGCATCGCTGCTCAGGTGTGGAAACTAAGTTCCTGTGACATGTGTGAGCTGGCCAGAAACAGTGTCCTCATGAGTGGGTTTTCACACAAG GCCAAAAGCTACTGGTTGGGCCCCAGTTATTTTAAGGAAGGTCCTGAGAGCAACGACATTCGTCGTACCAACGTCCCTGATATCCGCGTGGCGTACCGCAGCGAGACACTCGCCGAGGAGCTTCAGCTCATCATTCAGGCTGTGCGCACTGAAGAGCTCGACACTATCAATGAGGAAGAGTCCCTGTCCATGGGCCCTCTCCCGGGACAACGCTGA